In Dermatophilus congolensis, a genomic segment contains:
- the tatC gene encoding twin-arginine translocase subunit TatC yields the protein MSASGGHEVTDVDGPGVAGSSVHRQVRRPRLKHRRRDPEGRMPLAEHLRELKNRFLVALLALVVAAVPGWMWYEPILNDLTSPLRMRRGDVNYATLTSPLAVQIQVALFVALILSSPVWIYQVWAFIVPGLRRREKWTALAFMLTAIPLFVSGCWLAYVTLPKAIVILIGFTPSQGVNIVPADEYLTFVTRFIVAFGCAFLLPVFLVGLNMIGVFPAAAMLRGWRFAVVGLFVFAAFITPTPDPWTMFGLAIPMTVLYFAAWAVASLLERSKARKRPEWSNLSDDQASPL from the coding sequence GTGAGTGCCTCTGGGGGGCATGAGGTGACCGATGTTGACGGTCCCGGTGTTGCCGGAAGTTCGGTGCACAGGCAGGTTCGTCGTCCGCGGTTGAAGCATCGTCGTAGGGATCCGGAGGGGCGTATGCCTCTCGCGGAGCACCTGCGGGAGTTGAAAAACCGTTTTTTGGTTGCGCTGCTGGCGTTGGTTGTGGCTGCTGTGCCTGGGTGGATGTGGTACGAGCCAATCTTGAACGATTTGACTTCGCCGCTGCGTATGCGGCGGGGAGATGTGAACTATGCGACGCTGACCTCGCCGTTGGCGGTGCAGATTCAGGTGGCGCTGTTTGTGGCGCTTATTTTGTCCAGCCCGGTGTGGATTTATCAGGTGTGGGCGTTTATCGTGCCGGGGCTGCGTCGTAGGGAGAAGTGGACGGCGTTGGCGTTCATGCTGACGGCGATCCCGTTGTTTGTGTCGGGTTGTTGGTTGGCGTATGTGACGTTGCCGAAGGCAATTGTCATTTTGATTGGTTTCACGCCGTCGCAGGGTGTCAATATTGTGCCCGCGGATGAGTATTTGACGTTCGTGACCAGGTTCATTGTGGCGTTTGGGTGTGCGTTTTTGCTGCCGGTGTTCTTGGTGGGGTTGAACATGATTGGGGTTTTCCCCGCTGCGGCTATGTTGCGCGGGTGGCGTTTCGCGGTGGTGGGGTTGTTTGTGTTTGCTGCGTTTATCACCCCCACGCCGGATCCGTGGACGATGTTTGGTTTGGCCATCCCGATGACTGTTTTGTATTTCGCAGCGTGGGCTGTGGCTTCGCTGTTGGAGCGAAGTAAAGCGCGTAAACGTCCTGAGTGGTCGAATCTCAGTGATGATCAGGCCAGTCCGTTGTAA
- the tatA gene encoding Sec-independent protein translocase subunit TatA, translating to MKGLVMPSWLGGPEALVIIVVIVVLFGWKKLPDAARSLGRSMRIFKSEVDELKRDHRSAASQDTVHGDVASPSTTAPQQPQQAAPREPEQRPSAQAGQETPSAVQEKRPFNDGSGNAQYRA from the coding sequence ATGAAAGGCCTGGTCATGCCGAGTTGGCTTGGTGGTCCTGAAGCGCTGGTGATCATTGTGGTCATCGTTGTGTTGTTCGGGTGGAAGAAGTTGCCTGATGCTGCGCGTAGTTTGGGGCGTTCGATGAGGATTTTTAAGTCTGAGGTTGATGAGTTGAAGCGTGATCACCGTAGTGCTGCTTCGCAGGACACGGTGCATGGTGATGTTGCTTCTCCTTCGACTACTGCGCCTCAGCAGCCTCAGCAGGCGGCGCCGCGTGAGCCGGAGCAGCGTCCTTCGGCGCAGGCTGGGCAGGAAACTCCGTCTGCGGTGCAGGAGAAACGTCCTTTTAATGATGGTTCGGGTAACGCGCAGTACCGCGCGTGA
- a CDS encoding helix-turn-helix transcriptional regulator — MSMEPAKRRLERLLTMVPWVLEHPGESVEEVAKVFGVTAAQVEKDLAVIFLCGTPGITPDVLIEADWESGEVFIRNADEISRPLRLAPDEALSLIVGLEALGSVPGLADPAVVASALEKLVEATGHVGGDDAVELARRMGVDLVDEDAARWVGQVRQALRDNRRVQLRYLNVARDEVTDRDVDPVRLEHSGAHWYLRGWCHRAQGVRTFRLDRIVSLEVLEVESVPPRGAFEDVAAPAQGPLDASIEVVLRVGPQSRWIGEYYPVVSVEDVQGSASGADEPDQLVRLLVKDPSWVRRLVWRSGGSVRVVEPAHVAVEVSRGVQRALDYYE, encoded by the coding sequence ATGAGTATGGAACCGGCGAAGCGGCGTTTGGAGCGTCTTCTCACGATGGTGCCGTGGGTGTTGGAGCATCCGGGGGAGTCGGTGGAGGAGGTGGCGAAGGTGTTTGGGGTCACTGCTGCGCAGGTGGAGAAGGATTTGGCGGTGATTTTTTTGTGCGGTACGCCTGGGATTACTCCTGATGTGTTGATTGAGGCGGATTGGGAGTCCGGGGAGGTGTTTATTCGTAATGCGGATGAGATTTCGCGGCCGTTGCGGTTGGCTCCTGATGAGGCGTTGTCGTTGATCGTGGGGTTGGAGGCGTTGGGGTCGGTTCCTGGTCTTGCTGATCCGGCGGTGGTTGCTTCGGCGTTGGAGAAGTTGGTGGAGGCTACAGGGCATGTTGGTGGAGATGATGCAGTGGAGTTGGCGCGGCGCATGGGGGTGGATCTTGTTGATGAGGACGCTGCGCGGTGGGTTGGTCAGGTGCGGCAGGCGTTGCGTGATAACCGGCGGGTGCAGTTGCGCTATTTGAATGTTGCGCGGGATGAGGTGACGGATCGGGATGTTGATCCGGTGCGGTTAGAGCATTCGGGGGCGCATTGGTATTTGCGGGGTTGGTGCCATCGGGCGCAGGGGGTGCGTACGTTCCGGTTGGATCGGATTGTGTCGTTGGAGGTGTTGGAGGTGGAGAGTGTGCCTCCGCGGGGGGCGTTTGAGGATGTTGCGGCGCCTGCGCAGGGGCCGCTGGATGCTTCTATTGAGGTGGTTCTTCGGGTGGGGCCGCAGTCGCGGTGGATTGGTGAGTATTACCCGGTGGTGTCGGTGGAGGACGTGCAGGGGTCTGCTAGTGGGGCTGATGAGCCGGATCAGTTGGTGCGTTTGTTGGTGAAGGATCCCTCGTGGGTGAGGCGTTTGGTGTGGAGGTCTGGTGGGTCGGTGCGGGTGGTTGAGCCGGCGCATGTAGCGGTTGAGGTCTCGCGTGGTGTGCAGCGTGCGTTGGATTATTACGAGTGA